One segment of Streptomyces sp. TG1A-8 DNA contains the following:
- a CDS encoding NAD(P)H-quinone oxidoreductase: MHAITIPEPGGPEALVWDEVPDPVAGEGEVLVEVVAGAVNRADILQRQGFYDPPPGASPYPGLECSGRIAALGPGVSGWAVGDEVCALLAGGGYAEKVAVPVGQLLPVPEGVDLKQAAALPEVVCTVWSNVFMVAHLRPGETLLVHGGSSGIGTMAIQLAKAVGAKVAVTAGTKEKLDYCAGLGADVLINYREQDFVAEIERATDGAGADVILDNMGAAYLDRNVRALAVNGRLAIIGMQGGAQGELNIGALLRKRAAISATSLRARPLSEKAAIVAAVHEHVWPLLPTRRVRPVVDRELPMPEAAEAHRVVEASGHIGKVLLVAP; encoded by the coding sequence ATGCATGCGATCACGATTCCCGAACCTGGTGGTCCCGAGGCGCTGGTGTGGGACGAGGTCCCCGATCCGGTCGCCGGTGAGGGGGAGGTGCTGGTCGAGGTGGTGGCCGGCGCCGTCAACCGTGCCGACATCCTGCAACGGCAGGGCTTCTACGACCCGCCGCCCGGCGCCTCCCCGTACCCCGGCCTGGAGTGCTCCGGCAGGATCGCCGCGCTCGGCCCCGGCGTCTCCGGCTGGGCCGTCGGCGACGAGGTGTGCGCGCTTCTCGCGGGCGGAGGCTACGCCGAGAAGGTCGCCGTCCCGGTGGGGCAGCTGCTGCCCGTGCCCGAGGGCGTCGACCTCAAGCAGGCGGCGGCGCTCCCCGAGGTGGTGTGCACGGTCTGGTCCAACGTCTTCATGGTCGCCCACCTGCGCCCCGGCGAGACCCTCCTCGTGCACGGCGGCTCCAGTGGCATCGGCACCATGGCGATCCAGCTGGCCAAGGCCGTCGGCGCGAAGGTCGCGGTGACGGCCGGGACGAAGGAGAAGCTGGACTACTGCGCCGGCCTGGGCGCGGACGTGCTCATCAACTACCGCGAGCAGGACTTCGTCGCCGAGATCGAGCGGGCCACGGACGGCGCGGGCGCCGACGTCATCCTGGACAACATGGGCGCCGCGTACCTGGACCGCAACGTCCGGGCGCTCGCCGTCAACGGACGCCTCGCGATCATCGGCATGCAGGGCGGTGCCCAGGGCGAGCTGAACATCGGCGCGCTGCTGCGCAAGCGGGCCGCCATCAGCGCGACCTCGCTGCGGGCCCGGCCGCTGAGCGAGAAGGCCGCCATCGTGGCCGCCGTGCACGAGCACGTGTGGCCGCTGCTGCCGACGCGGCGGGTGCGGCCGGTCGTCGACCGCGAGCTGCCGATGCCGGAGGCGGCCGAGGCCCACCGGGTGGTGGAGGCCAGCGGGCACATCGGGAAGGTGCTGCTGGTCGCGCCCTGA
- a CDS encoding TrkA family potassium uptake protein, with product MKLPGQDVIARRSGEHRVTHRVELPGKAVGHPVHQVARRMVMALLVLVATALIVYADRAGYHDDSDGPVDLLDAFYYATVTLSTTGYGDITPVSDGARLANTLVITPLRVLFLIILVGTTLEVLTERTREEWRLNRWRSALRDHTVVIGFGTKGRSAVQTVCATGLRKEQVVVVDPSSRAIDAATAEGYAGVMGDATRTEVLVRAEVHRARQIIVAPQRDDTAVLVTLTARQLNRGAKIVAAVREEENVPLLKQSGADAVVTSSGAAGRLLGLSMLSPAAGMVMEDLIQQGSGLDIVERPVVRAEAGRTPRETDDLVVSVIRGHRVLGYDDPAVGTLQLTDRLIAIVRAAPGTRVTPDNRPLPSD from the coding sequence GTGAAACTCCCGGGCCAGGACGTCATCGCCCGCCGGTCGGGCGAGCACCGGGTGACCCACCGGGTGGAACTCCCGGGGAAGGCGGTGGGGCACCCCGTCCACCAGGTCGCCAGGCGCATGGTGATGGCCCTGCTGGTGCTGGTCGCCACCGCGCTGATCGTCTACGCAGACCGCGCCGGCTACCACGACGACTCCGACGGTCCGGTCGATCTGCTCGACGCCTTCTACTACGCGACCGTCACCCTCTCCACCACCGGATACGGCGACATCACCCCGGTCAGCGACGGGGCCCGGCTGGCCAACACCCTCGTCATCACGCCCCTGCGCGTACTGTTCCTGATCATCCTGGTCGGTACCACGCTGGAGGTCCTCACCGAACGCACCCGGGAGGAATGGCGCCTGAACCGCTGGAGGTCCGCCTTGCGCGACCACACCGTCGTCATCGGCTTCGGCACGAAGGGCAGGTCGGCCGTCCAGACCGTGTGCGCGACCGGACTGAGGAAGGAGCAGGTCGTCGTGGTCGATCCCAGCTCCCGCGCGATCGACGCGGCGACCGCCGAGGGGTACGCGGGCGTCATGGGCGACGCCACCCGCACCGAGGTCCTCGTCCGGGCCGAGGTGCACAGGGCCCGGCAGATCATCGTCGCCCCGCAGCGCGACGACACCGCCGTGCTGGTCACCCTGACGGCCCGGCAGCTCAACCGGGGCGCGAAGATCGTGGCCGCCGTGCGCGAGGAGGAGAACGTCCCGCTGCTCAAGCAGTCCGGCGCCGACGCCGTCGTCACCAGCTCCGGTGCGGCCGGCCGGCTGCTCGGGCTGTCCATGCTCAGTCCCGCCGCCGGCATGGTCATGGAGGACCTGATCCAGCAGGGCAGTGGCCTGGACATCGTCGAACGCCCCGTGGTCCGGGCCGAGGCGGGCCGGACCCCGCGCGAGACGGACGACCTCGTGGTGAGCGTCATCCGCGGTCACCGGGTGCTCGGCTACGACGACCCGGCCGTCGGCACCCTCCAGCTGACGGACCGTCTGATCGCCATCGTCCGTGCCGCCCCGGGCACCCGGGTCACCCCGGACAACCGGCCGTTGCCCTCCGATTGA
- a CDS encoding molybdopterin molybdotransferase MoeA encodes MTAPGTRAQTPAGDHDDLDVEEALALVRKPQDDGPVRRPSAPSAPHGERPSDPCEHHRATPWPRAREIAARAARSGARRAPVSVPLAGALGLVLAAPLDALTDLPPFDTSAMDGWAVAGPGPWQVREGEALAGHARPGPLTDGEAVPIATGARIPADTTAVLRTEHGRTDAQGRLHATREMGHGKDIRPRGQECRSGDRLLPAGTLVTPAVLGLAAAAGYDTVTAVPRPRVELLVLGDELLTEGLPQDGLIRDALGPMLPPWLRAMGAEVTAVRRLGDGARALRRAVTGSKADLLVTTGGTAAGPVDHVHSILERVGAELLVDGVEVRPGHPMLLARTKEDQHLVGLPGNPLAAVSGLLTLVEPLLRALAARVAPEPYALPLGEAMHGHPYDTRLVPVVLRGDHAVPLHYNGPAMLRGIAAADALAVVPPGGARSGEETELLDLPWAAAGIGVCFT; translated from the coding sequence ATGACCGCCCCCGGCACCCGGGCCCAGACGCCCGCCGGGGACCACGACGACCTCGACGTCGAGGAGGCCCTGGCCCTCGTGAGGAAACCGCAGGACGACGGCCCCGTCCGCCGCCCGTCCGCCCCGTCCGCCCCGCACGGCGAGCGGCCGTCGGACCCGTGCGAGCACCACCGGGCCACACCCTGGCCGCGGGCCCGGGAGATCGCCGCGCGGGCCGCCCGCTCCGGTGCCCGCCGGGCTCCCGTCTCCGTGCCCCTCGCCGGCGCCCTCGGCCTGGTCCTGGCCGCGCCCCTCGACGCGCTCACCGACCTGCCCCCCTTCGACACCTCCGCGATGGACGGCTGGGCGGTCGCCGGACCGGGCCCCTGGCAGGTACGGGAGGGGGAAGCGCTCGCCGGGCACGCGCGGCCCGGACCGCTGACCGACGGCGAGGCCGTCCCCATCGCGACCGGCGCCCGCATCCCGGCCGACACCACCGCCGTGCTGCGCACCGAGCACGGCCGCACCGACGCCCAGGGCAGGCTGCACGCCACCCGGGAGATGGGCCACGGCAAGGACATCCGTCCGCGCGGCCAGGAGTGCCGCAGCGGCGACCGGCTGCTGCCCGCCGGCACCCTCGTCACCCCCGCCGTCCTGGGCCTCGCCGCGGCCGCCGGGTACGACACCGTCACCGCGGTGCCCCGGCCCCGCGTGGAACTGCTGGTCCTGGGCGACGAGCTGCTCACCGAGGGGCTCCCGCAGGACGGGCTGATCCGCGACGCGCTCGGTCCCATGCTGCCGCCCTGGCTGCGCGCGATGGGCGCCGAGGTCACCGCCGTGCGCCGGCTCGGCGACGGTGCCAGGGCCCTGCGCAGGGCCGTCACCGGCTCCAAGGCCGACCTCCTCGTCACCACCGGCGGCACCGCCGCCGGACCCGTCGACCACGTCCACTCCATCCTGGAACGCGTCGGCGCCGAACTCCTCGTCGACGGCGTCGAAGTGCGCCCCGGCCATCCCATGCTGCTGGCCCGCACCAAGGAGGACCAGCACCTCGTCGGTCTGCCCGGCAATCCCCTCGCGGCCGTCTCCGGCCTGCTGACGCTCGTCGAGCCCCTGCTGCGCGCCCTCGCCGCCCGCGTCGCCCCCGAGCCGTACGCGCTGCCGCTCGGGGAGGCGATGCACGGGCACCCGTACGACACCCGGCTCGTCCCCGTGGTGCTGCGCGGCGACCATGCCGTGCCGCTGCACTACAACGGCCCGGCCATGCTGCGCGGAATCGCCGCCGCGGACGCGCTGGCCGTCGTGCCGCCGGGCGGGGCCCGGTCGGGGGAGGAGACGGAACTGCTGGACCTGCCGTGGGCGGCCGCCGGGATCGGGGTGTGTTTCACGTGA
- a CDS encoding NTP transferase domain-containing protein has protein sequence MTDHAPAGTAAPYDAVVLAGGAARRLGGADKPGLRVGGRTLLDRVLAACAGARATVVVAGPRPTVRPVRWTREEPPGAGPVAALEAGLRLVTAEHVAVLSADLPFLDAAALRRLLAALRDTGADGALLTDADGRDQPLVAAYRTTALRRALADLAAAHGGLAGLPLRRLTGALDLTRVPDPFASFDCDTWDDLVNARARIREHGHVLDEWISAVKDELGIDLDVDTGVLLDLARDAAHGVARPAAPLTTFLVGYAAAQAGGGPEAVAAAARKAAALALRQDGTGGTGGGAVGPGAG, from the coding sequence GTGACCGACCACGCGCCCGCCGGGACCGCCGCGCCGTACGACGCCGTCGTGCTGGCGGGCGGCGCCGCCCGGCGGCTCGGCGGGGCCGACAAACCCGGCCTGCGGGTCGGCGGGCGGACCCTGCTCGACCGGGTGCTCGCCGCCTGCGCCGGCGCGCGCGCCACCGTCGTCGTCGCAGGCCCCCGGCCCACCGTCCGCCCGGTGCGCTGGACGCGCGAGGAGCCGCCCGGCGCCGGGCCGGTCGCCGCCCTGGAGGCCGGGCTGCGGCTCGTCACCGCGGAGCACGTCGCCGTCCTCTCCGCCGACCTGCCCTTCCTCGACGCCGCCGCGCTGCGGCGGCTGCTGGCCGCGCTGAGGGACACCGGCGCCGACGGTGCGCTGCTCACCGACGCCGACGGCCGCGACCAGCCGCTGGTGGCCGCCTACCGCACCACCGCGCTGCGCCGCGCGCTGGCGGACCTCGCCGCCGCGCACGGCGGCCTGGCCGGCCTGCCCCTGCGCCGGCTGACCGGCGCCCTCGACCTCACCCGTGTCCCGGACCCGTTCGCGTCCTTCGACTGCGACACCTGGGACGACCTCGTCAACGCCAGGGCACGCATCAGGGAGCATGGGCACGTGTTGGATGAATGGATCTCCGCAGTCAAGGACGAGCTGGGCATCGACCTGGACGTCGACACCGGCGTCCTGCTCGACCTGGCCCGCGACGCCGCGCACGGCGTGGCCCGGCCCGCCGCGCCGCTGACCACCTTCCTCGTCGGCTACGCCGCCGCCCAGGCCGGGGGAGGCCCCGAAGCGGTCGCGGCGGCGGCCCGCAAGGCCGCCGCGCTGGCGCTGCGCCAGGACGGGACCGGTGGGACCGGTGGGGGCGCCGTGGGCCCGGGTGCCGGATGA
- a CDS encoding alpha-ketoacid dehydrogenase subunit beta — MTTVAVKPATMAQALTRALRDAMAADPAVHVMGEDVGTLGGVFRVTDGLAKEFGEDRCTDTPLAEAGILGTAVGMAMYGLRPVVEMQFDAFAYPAFEQLVSHVSRMRNRTRGRMPLPITVRVPYGGGIGGVEHHSDSSEAYYMATPGLHVVTPATVADAYGLLRRAIASDDPVVFLEPKRLYWSKDSWNPEHPVDVEPIGRAVVRRAGRSATLVTYGPSVPVCLEAAEAARAEGWDLEVVDLRSLVPFDDETVCASVRRTGRAVVVHESTGFGGPGGEIAARITERCFHHLEAPVLRVAGFDLPYPPPMLERHHLPGVDRILDAVARLQWEAEG; from the coding sequence ATGACCACCGTCGCCGTCAAGCCCGCCACCATGGCCCAGGCCCTCACGCGCGCGTTGCGCGACGCGATGGCCGCCGACCCCGCCGTGCACGTCATGGGTGAGGACGTCGGCACCCTCGGCGGTGTCTTCCGCGTCACCGACGGCCTCGCCAAGGAGTTCGGCGAGGACCGCTGCACCGACACCCCGCTCGCCGAGGCCGGCATCCTCGGCACCGCCGTCGGCATGGCCATGTACGGCCTGCGCCCGGTGGTGGAGATGCAGTTCGACGCGTTCGCCTACCCGGCGTTCGAGCAACTGGTCAGCCACGTCTCCCGGATGCGCAACCGCACGCGCGGGAGGATGCCCCTGCCGATCACCGTCCGCGTGCCCTACGGCGGCGGCATCGGCGGCGTCGAGCACCACAGCGACTCCTCCGAGGCCTACTACATGGCGACCCCGGGCCTGCACGTGGTCACGCCCGCGACCGTCGCCGACGCCTACGGACTGCTGCGCCGGGCCATCGCCTCCGACGACCCGGTGGTCTTCCTGGAGCCCAAGCGGCTGTACTGGTCGAAGGACTCCTGGAACCCCGAGCACCCCGTGGACGTGGAGCCCATCGGGCGGGCCGTGGTCCGGCGCGCGGGCCGCAGCGCCACGCTCGTCACCTACGGCCCCTCCGTGCCGGTCTGCCTGGAGGCCGCCGAGGCCGCCCGGGCGGAGGGCTGGGACCTGGAGGTGGTCGACCTGCGCTCCCTGGTGCCCTTCGACGACGAGACGGTCTGCGCGTCCGTACGGCGCACCGGACGGGCGGTCGTCGTGCACGAGTCGACCGGGTTCGGCGGGCCGGGCGGCGAGATCGCGGCCCGGATCACCGAGCGCTGCTTCCACCACCTGGAGGCACCGGTGCTGCGCGTGGCCGGCTTCGACCTCCCCTACCCGCCGCCCATGCTGGAGCGGCACCACCTGCCCGGCGTCGACCGCATCCTGGACGCCGTGGCGCGCCTGCAGTGGGAGGCCGAGGGCTGA
- the pdhA gene encoding pyruvate dehydrogenase (acetyl-transferring) E1 component subunit alpha: MTVLEQRGAYRPSPPPAWQPRMDPAPLLPDAEPHRVLGTGAAAGTDPDLLRRLYGHLVRGRRYNVQATALTKQGRLAVYPSSTGQEACEVAAALVLEERDWLFPSYRDTLAVVARGVDPVEALTLLRGDWHNGYDPRAHRVAPLSTPLATQLPHAVGLAHAARLKGDDVVALAMVGDGGTSEGDFHEAMNFAAVWRAPVVFLVQNNGFAISVPLDKQTAAPSLAHKAVGYGMPGRLVDGNDAVAVHQVLGDAVRHARAGGGPTLVEAVTYRIDAHTNADDATRYRGDAEVAAWRAHDPVQLLERELTARGLLDEAGVEAARQDAEAMAADLRERMNQDPGTDPMALFDHVYAEPTAQLREQRALLRAELEAEHEDADGPAHREGDDR; encoded by the coding sequence ATGACGGTTCTGGAGCAGCGGGGCGCGTACCGGCCGTCGCCGCCGCCCGCCTGGCAGCCCCGTATGGACCCCGCGCCGCTGCTGCCCGACGCCGAGCCCCACCGCGTCCTCGGCACCGGGGCGGCCGCCGGGACCGACCCGGACCTGCTGCGCCGGCTCTACGGCCACCTGGTGCGCGGCCGCCGCTACAACGTCCAGGCCACCGCCCTCACCAAGCAGGGCCGTCTCGCCGTCTACCCCTCCAGCACCGGCCAGGAGGCCTGCGAGGTCGCCGCCGCGCTGGTCCTGGAGGAGCGCGACTGGCTCTTCCCCAGCTACCGCGACACCCTCGCCGTCGTCGCCCGGGGCGTGGACCCCGTCGAGGCCCTCACCCTGCTGCGCGGCGACTGGCACAACGGCTACGACCCCCGCGCCCACCGCGTGGCCCCGCTGAGCACCCCGCTGGCCACCCAGCTCCCGCACGCCGTCGGCCTCGCGCACGCCGCCCGCCTCAAGGGCGACGACGTGGTCGCGCTCGCCATGGTCGGCGACGGCGGCACCAGCGAGGGCGACTTCCACGAGGCGATGAACTTCGCCGCCGTCTGGCGGGCGCCGGTCGTCTTCCTGGTGCAGAACAACGGCTTCGCCATCTCCGTCCCGCTGGACAAGCAGACCGCCGCGCCCTCCCTGGCCCACAAGGCCGTCGGCTACGGCATGCCGGGCCGGCTGGTCGACGGCAACGACGCCGTCGCCGTGCACCAGGTGCTCGGCGACGCGGTGCGCCACGCGCGCGCGGGCGGCGGGCCGACGCTGGTGGAGGCGGTGACGTACCGCATCGACGCCCACACCAACGCCGACGACGCCACCCGCTACCGCGGCGACGCCGAGGTCGCGGCCTGGCGCGCCCACGACCCCGTCCAGCTGCTGGAGCGCGAGCTGACCGCGCGCGGCCTGCTCGACGAGGCCGGCGTCGAGGCCGCCCGGCAGGACGCCGAGGCGATGGCCGCCGACCTGCGCGAGCGCATGAACCAGGACCCCGGAACCGACCCCATGGCCCTCTTCGACCACGTCTACGCCGAGCCCACCGCGCAACTGCGCGAACAGCGCGCCCTGCTGCGCGCCGAACTGGAGGCCGAGCACGAGGACGCGGACGGCCCCGCCCACCGGGAAGGCGACGACCGATGA
- a CDS encoding Lrp/AsnC family transcriptional regulator: MAGGADDRAVPPPRPLDGVDQDILVILQADGRASIRSVAERVHVSRANAYARINRLVEDGVIRGFGARVDHERAGHGTSAYITLKIVQNTWRTVREQLRKLPGAAHIALVGGDFDVLLLVHTPDNRTLREVVLTRLQAIPEVLSTRTLLVFEEEDVEPQA; the protein is encoded by the coding sequence ATGGCCGGAGGAGCGGACGACCGGGCCGTGCCGCCGCCGCGTCCGCTGGACGGCGTCGACCAGGACATCCTGGTGATCCTCCAGGCGGACGGGCGCGCCTCGATACGGTCCGTCGCCGAACGCGTCCACGTCTCCCGCGCCAACGCCTACGCCCGGATCAACCGCCTGGTCGAGGACGGGGTGATCCGGGGTTTCGGCGCGCGCGTCGATCACGAGCGGGCCGGGCACGGCACGTCGGCCTACATCACCCTCAAGATCGTCCAGAACACCTGGCGCACGGTCCGCGAGCAGCTCAGGAAGTTGCCCGGGGCCGCCCACATCGCCCTCGTGGGCGGTGACTTCGACGTCCTGCTGCTGGTGCACACCCCCGACAACAGGACGCTGCGCGAGGTGGTGCTGACCCGGCTCCAGGCGATCCCCGAGGTGCTGAGCACGCGCACGCTGCTGGTGTTCGAGGAGGAGGACGTGGAGCCGCAGGCCTGA
- a CDS encoding TetR/AcrR family transcriptional regulator, translating into MTSARRDTYTPESLLSVAVQVFIERGYDGTSMEHLSKAAGISKSSIYHHVSGKEELLRRAVSRALDGLFAILEEERARAGRPAERLEHVVRRMVEVLTAELPYVTLLLRVRGNTATERWALERRRDFDHEVAALLKAAAADGDIRDDVEVRLATRLVFGMINSIVEWYRPDVRGASGREVADAVVQLVFSGLRRG; encoded by the coding sequence GTGACCAGCGCCAGGCGAGACACGTACACCCCCGAGTCGCTGCTCTCCGTCGCCGTCCAGGTCTTCATCGAGCGCGGCTACGACGGCACCTCCATGGAGCACCTGTCCAAGGCGGCCGGCATCTCCAAGTCGTCCATCTACCACCACGTCAGCGGCAAGGAGGAGCTGCTGCGCCGGGCCGTCAGCCGTGCGCTGGACGGCCTGTTCGCCATCCTGGAGGAGGAGCGGGCGCGTGCGGGGCGGCCCGCCGAACGGCTGGAGCACGTGGTGCGGCGCATGGTGGAGGTCCTCACCGCCGAGCTGCCCTACGTGACGCTGCTGCTGCGCGTGCGCGGCAACACCGCCACCGAGCGCTGGGCGCTGGAGCGGCGCCGCGACTTCGACCACGAGGTGGCCGCGCTGCTGAAGGCGGCGGCGGCCGACGGGGACATACGCGACGACGTGGAGGTGCGGCTGGCGACCCGGCTGGTGTTCGGCATGATCAACTCCATCGTGGAGTGGTACCGGCCGGACGTGCGCGGGGCGAGCGGCCGGGAGGTGGCCGACGCGGTCGTCCAGCTCGTCTTCTCGGGCCTGCGGCGCGGCTGA
- a CDS encoding 3-hydroxyacyl-CoA dehydrogenase, with the protein MTALDPSGPVAVVGTGTMGQGIAQVALVAGHPVRLHDAVPGRARDAVEAICARLDRLVAKDRLTAADRDAARARLRPAAGLAELADCALVVEAVVERLDVKRQLFGELEGVVAEDCLLATNTSSLSVTAIGGALRHPGRFVGLHFFNPAPLLPLVEVVSGFATDVTSATRAYETARAWGKTPVACADTPGFIVNRIARPFYAEAFAVHEAQAADPATIDAVLRESGGFRMGAFELTDLIGQDVNESVTHSVWQSFFQDVRFTPSLAQRRLVESGRLGRKSGHGWYDHAEGAERPEPHTAEQERPPAHVVAEGGLGPAAELLAMIREAGIPLREEDEDQGTRLVLPSGGQLVLADGQTSAEFRDVVYFDLALDYRRATRIALSASQDTAPRTLAEAIGLFQALGKEVSVIGDVPGMIVARTVARIIDLAHDAVAKGVATEEDVDTAMRLGVNYPLGPFEWDRRLGRGFAYELLDDLHLRDPSGRYAPSLALYRHAYATDKRESSS; encoded by the coding sequence ATGACAGCACTCGACCCCAGCGGCCCCGTGGCCGTCGTCGGCACCGGCACCATGGGCCAGGGCATCGCCCAGGTCGCGCTGGTCGCCGGCCACCCCGTGCGGCTCCACGACGCGGTTCCCGGGCGCGCCCGGGACGCGGTGGAGGCGATCTGCGCCCGTCTCGACCGGCTCGTGGCCAAGGACCGGCTCACCGCCGCCGACCGGGACGCGGCCCGCGCCCGGCTCCGGCCCGCCGCGGGACTCGCGGAGCTGGCGGACTGCGCGCTCGTCGTCGAGGCCGTCGTGGAGCGGCTGGACGTCAAGCGGCAGCTCTTCGGCGAGCTGGAGGGGGTCGTCGCCGAGGACTGCCTGCTCGCCACCAACACCTCGTCCCTGTCGGTGACGGCCATCGGCGGCGCCCTGCGCCACCCGGGGCGCTTCGTGGGCCTGCACTTCTTCAACCCGGCCCCCCTGCTGCCGCTGGTCGAGGTCGTCTCCGGGTTCGCCACCGACGTCACGTCGGCCACGCGCGCGTACGAGACCGCCCGTGCCTGGGGCAAGACCCCGGTGGCCTGCGCGGACACCCCCGGCTTCATCGTCAACCGCATCGCCCGGCCCTTCTACGCCGAAGCCTTCGCCGTCCACGAGGCCCAGGCCGCCGACCCGGCCACCATCGACGCGGTCCTGCGCGAGTCGGGCGGCTTCCGGATGGGCGCGTTCGAACTGACCGACCTCATCGGCCAGGACGTCAACGAGTCCGTCACCCACTCGGTGTGGCAGTCCTTCTTCCAGGACGTCCGCTTCACGCCCTCCCTGGCCCAGCGGCGCCTGGTCGAGTCCGGGCGCCTCGGCCGCAAGTCCGGGCACGGCTGGTACGACCACGCCGAGGGCGCCGAGCGCCCCGAGCCGCACACCGCCGAGCAGGAGCGGCCGCCCGCCCACGTCGTCGCCGAGGGCGGTCTCGGGCCGGCCGCCGAGCTGCTCGCGATGATCCGCGAGGCGGGCATCCCGCTCCGGGAGGAGGACGAGGACCAGGGCACCCGGCTGGTGCTGCCGAGCGGCGGCCAGCTCGTCCTGGCCGACGGCCAGACCTCCGCGGAGTTCCGCGACGTCGTCTACTTCGACCTCGCCCTCGACTACCGCCGGGCCACCCGGATCGCCCTGTCCGCCTCCCAGGACACCGCCCCGCGGACCCTCGCCGAGGCGATCGGCCTCTTCCAGGCGCTCGGCAAGGAGGTCAGCGTCATCGGCGACGTCCCCGGCATGATCGTCGCCCGTACCGTCGCCCGGATCATCGACCTCGCGCACGACGCCGTCGCCAAGGGCGTGGCCACCGAGGAGGACGTCGACACCGCGATGCGACTGGGCGTCAACTACCCGCTCGGCCCCTTCGAGTGGGACCGCAGGCTCGGCCGCGGCTTCGCCTACGAGCTCCTGGACGACCTGCACCTGCGCGACCCCTCCGGCCGGTACGCGCCGTCTCTCGCGCTCTACCGCCACGCGTACGCCACGGACAAGCGGGAGAGCTCCTCGTGA